Within the Saccharomonospora amisosensis genome, the region GAGAACCGTGCCGCCGTTGGCTCGTCGGCGGGCAGCAGGGCCTCCACGTCGGCGAGGTCTCGGCTGGTTGATGCGGGTCCGGAGTCACCCGCGCCGTGCACGGCCCTTGCCACGACCCTGCGCACGTTGGTGTCCACCACCGGTGCGCGCCTGCCGTAGGCGAAGGCCGCGACAGCGCGCGCTGTGTAGGCCCCGATGCCCGGCAGCGCGAGCAGGGTGTCGACATCGTCGGGGACCTCGTCGCCGTGCTCTCGCGCGATCACGCTCGCCGCGGTGTGCAGTCGTAGCGCGCGCCTCGGGTAACCAAGCCTGCCCCACGCTCGCAGCACCTCGCCCTGGCTTTCCTCGGCGAGGGCCGACGGCCGTGGCCATCGGTCCAGCCACTCCTGCCACACCGGCAGCACTCGGGCCACGGGTGTCTGCTGGAGCATGATCTCGCTGACGAGCACGCCCCACGGAGAGCAGTCGACCTCGCGCCACGGCAGGTCCCGAGCGCTTTCGTCGAACCAGTCGAGCAGGCAGTCCGCATCGATAGACATCGGCGCCGATTCAACCAGACTCGCGACCGCTCGCTCACTCGCCGAACGCGAAGCGGGTCTGGCTGTAGGGGTTCTTGGAGAACGCCAGCATCTTGGCGGGTGTCACGCCGAACACGGGTGCCCGGTGAGCTTCGTTTCCTGGGTCGCGGAACTGCCCGCCGACCACCTCGAACGGCCAGCCGAGCTTGTCCAGCCACAGCTCGGCCAGCCGGGTGAGGACTGCCTCGTCGCCGACCTGCTCGGCGGTGCCCTCGACGATCACGTCAAGCCCGTCGCGGTAGGAGTTCGAACCTGTGGTGAGCACGCAGCGCGGGTTTGACTCGAGGTTGCGGGCTTTCTGCTCGTGTGCCCCGGTGCAGAAGTGCAGCCTGCCGTCCAGCCACATCGCAGGCAACGGCGCCACGTGTGGGCGCCCGTCCCGGCGAACGGTGGACAGCCAGAACATTTCCGACTCGCGCAACACCCGCTCGACCCGCGCCCATGCAACGGCCGTGCTGCCTGGCTCACTGAACTCGAATACGTGCTCTCCACGCGGCTCGTTCATCACCGGCACTCCTTTTCACCTCCGGCTCTCACCAGGCCTGTCATCGGTACTGACGCGGCCGAGGCGAAGGACTCATCGGTTTCGCCGAGCAGGGACGAAAGTAGGCGAGTGCGGGTGACCTTGGGCCGTGGCGGGCCGCTTCACCGGCTGGTGAACCTTGCCGTTACGCGGGAGGAACCAGATGACGAGCACGGCGTTGCAGGCAGGGGTGTATGTGCCGCCCAGTCCGCCGGTGGCCGGATTGCGGGTGCTCACGGCGATGGCTCGACTGTCACGGCTGGATTCGCTGTTCGTGGAGGACCACCTTCAGGAGTTCTTCCCCACCAAGCTGTGGGACCGCCGGTTCACCTGGGAGGCGGGTCGGCTGTGGAGTCCGCACGAGCTGTTCGACTACCAGACGTTGCTCGGTTCCCTCGCGGGCAGGGCAGGGCGGTTGCGGCTCGGCGTCGGAGTCACCGAGCCGTACCGCCGCCACCCCGTTGTGATCGCCCAGGCCGCCCTCACCTTGTCGCACCTGACCAAACGTGCTCCGATTCTCGGCCTCGGCGCGGGCGAGAAGCTCAACATCGAACCCTACGGGCTCGACATGCACCATCCGGTCGATCAGCTGGAAGAGGCGTTGCGGATCATCCGGCTGTGCTTCACCTCACGTGGCCCGATCGACTTCGACGGATCGCACTTCAAACTGGAGCGCGCCGTCATGGACCTGCGACCCCCGCCCGGCCGGACACCGCGGATCTGGGTAGCCGCACATGGTCCGCGCATGCTTGAGCTGACCGGGCGCTACGGCGACGGCTGGCTGCCCGAGTCGGGTGTGCTGGGTACGCCGGAGCGCTACGCCAGGGCGCTGACAGCCGTACGGGCCGCGGCGGAAGGAGCAGGCCGAGATCCCGGGCACATCACGCCCGCGCTGCTCGCCTTTGTCGCCGTGGCGCCGACCCGAAAACGTGCCCGCGCGATGCTCGAAAGCAGCCTGTTGCGGTACTGGGCGCTGCTGTTTCCGGCGCGGCGTTGGCAGGAGTTGGGTGCGAGGCACCCGTTCGGACCGCACTTCCGTGGCGTTGTCGATCTCCTGCCCGAGACCTACGACAGAGCTACGCTCGACGCCGCGGTCGCGGACGTGCCGCCCGAGGTAGTCGAGTCCGGGGTCATCGTCGGCACCGCCGAGCAGGTGTACCAGCGCCTGCGCGAACTGCGCGAGGCCGGGCTACGGCACGTCGTGCTCGGCCCGTTGTCGTTCCATCTTTCGATCTACGACGCCGCATACACCGTTTGGGCGATCCGGCGGATCGCGCACGCTCTACACCGGGAACGATGACCGGCTCAGCTACCGCACCTCTGTCAGCTCTCCGGCTCGCACGTCGTAGACAAAACCGCGGACGGTCTCGGTGTGTCGCAGGAAGGGGCTGCGCCGGATGCGCTCGATCGACTGCCTGATGTTGGCGTTGAGGTCGCGGAACGCCTCCACGGACCACGGCGGGCGAATCCCGCTGTAGCCTTCCAGCTCGTCCTTGAAGCCGTCCTCGGTGACATCGTTGAGTCCGCAGTTCGTGTGCTGCACGATCATGATCTCGCGAGTGCCCAGCTTGTGCTGGCTCAACGCGAGCGAGCGGATCATGTCATCGGTGACCACGCCACCAGCATTGCGCAGGACGTGTGCCTCGCCCTGCAGCAGCCCGAACAGTTCGAAGACCCGGATCCGCGCGTCCATGCATGTCAGGATCGTCACGTGCAGCGAGGGGCGGGGCGAGGAGCGGTCGCCGGGTACAGCGTTGCCGAGTTCTTCGTTGCGCTTCAGCAGCAGGTCGATCGAGCTCATGTCACCCATTCCAGCGGTAGCGGCCATTGCTTCACAACATCGTCAGGCGGACGTCACGCGGCCCTTCTCACGGGCCGAACCAGCGTTCCTCGGCGGTGCGTGGTGGCGCAGAGGTCGTGCCGATTCGCAGCTCCGTCGGCAGCGTGATGACCTTGGGCGACACCCGGTCGCCCGCGCCGAGCAGCAGCTTGCCTGCCGCCCTGCCCTTTTCTAGCACCGGCTGGTGCACCGTGGTCAGCCCGGCGCGGGTCGCCTCGGCAATGCCGTCGAAGCCGGTGACGGTCAGGTCGGCGGGCACGCGCAAGCCGCGCCGCCCCACCTCGGCTATGGCGCCGAGCGCGAGAATGTCGGAGGTGCAGACTAGCGCGGTCACGCTGGGGTGCGCGTCGAGCAGTTGCCGTGCTGCCGAAGCACCCTCATCGACGCTGTGCTCGAATCGCTCCACCACGGGGACGCTTGCCCAGTCCACGCCTGCCTTTTCGAAGGTCTTCGCGAGCGCGGCCAGCCGGGTCCGTTGCACGTGGTAGTGGGCCTCGTGTTGGCGCCGCAACGAGGCGAAGCCGTCGTTGCGGTCCCGGGCGAGTCGCATGCAGAGCACACCGACCTGGCGGTGGCCGAGGCCGACGAGGTGGTTGGCGAGCCCGACCGTTGCCGCCTCGTCGTCGGGACCCACCCGGTCAACCCCTTCGACCTGCGGCTGGTCGATGATGACAGTCGGTACCGGCCGGGAGAGCACCGCCGCGAGATGGGGGTCGTCGTCCGGCACCGAGTAGACGACGAACCCGTCCACCCCCGCGCGATGTACCGCGGCGACGTCCTCACGGCCGGGACTCGCGGGCACGAGGTGCAGGCCGACGCCCGCGTCCTCGCAGGCGAGCGCGAGCCCTTCCAGCACGCCAACGGCAGCGGGGTCACGGAACGCGTAGGAGAGGTTCTCGGTGAGCAGCAACCCCACAGCGCCAGCCTTGCGGGTACGCAGCGACCGCGCGACGGGGTCGGGGCCGGGGTAGCCGAGTCGGCGGGCCGTTTCCAGCACGCGGCGGCGCAACTCGGGTGACAATTGATCCGGCCGATTGTAGGCGTTCGACACCGTCGTCCTGGACACGCCCAGTTCGGCGGCGAGCGACGCGAGAGTCGCCTGCCGCCTGGTTCGCATCGGCCGGTTCATGAACAAACCGTAACGTTTCAGAAGCCGTTGCAGAAGCACTGCCCCATACCCGTCACATCCTGACGCTGAGTCGCAGCCCACATCACTCGTTGGTGGCCAAGTCAGCCGATGGGGTACGGTGTAATCGACAACGATTTCCATTATCTGCACTGGCTGTGATGTGGCGTGACTGACGGGAGCGTGGTTGTCGATGAGAACTCTCCGCCCGGGGCGGCTTGCGGCCGTGCTCGCGGGGCTGCTGGCACTCGTGCTCGGCATCGCCGCGTGCGGCGGCGGCTCCGGCAGCACGGCCGGCGACGGTCGCATCTCGGTGGTCACCTCGACCAACGTGTGGGGTTCGGTGGTGAGCGCCGTCGCGGGCGAGACCGTTGAGGTGCGTTCGCTCATCGACGACCCGTCGGGTGACCCGCACTCCTACCAGGCGAGTGCGGAGGACGCGGCCGACGTGCAGTCGGCACGGTTGCTCGTCTACAACGGTGGCGGCTACGACGACTTCTTCACCCAGCTCGCCGACCAGGCACCCGACGCGCAGCGCGTGGTGGCCTACCAGGTCGCGGGCTCGCCCAAGAACGAGCACGTCTGGTACGACCTGCCCACCGTGGCGAAGGTCGCCGACGACATCGCCGCGCGGCTCGGCGAACTGGACCCGGAGCAGCGGCAGGTGTTCGAGAACAACGCCAGGGAGTTCTCCACCCGGCTGGACGAGCTGCTGCGGCAGGTCGACACGATCGCGGCCACGCACGCGGGTGAGCCGGTGGTGGCAATGGAACCCGTCGCCGACTACCTCATCGAGCGAGCCGAACTCGACAACGTGACGCCTACGGACTTCTCCGAAGCCGTGGAGAACGAGACCGACATCCCGGTCGCCGCGCAGCAGGAGATCACCGAGTTGGTCAGCCGGGGGCAGGTTCGTGCGGTGATCAACAACCAGCAGACGGTCAGCCCCGCCACGGAGCGCGTGATCGAGCAGGCCCGCGGGGCTGGGGTGCCGATTGTGGGTGTCACCGAGACGCTGCCGGAGGGCGGCGACGGTTACATTGCGTGGATGAGCGGGCAGGTGCGGGAACTCTCGGAAGCCCTGGGCGAACGATGAACAGTGCTGCGATCGAGTTGACCGACGCCGCGTTGCGGTTCGGCGACCGGACTCTCTGGTCGGGGCTGGATCTGCGGGTCGAGCCTGGCGAGTTCCTGGCCGTGCTCGGTCCGAACGGCTCAGGCAAGACGAGCCTGCTGCGCGTGTTGCTCGGCCTGCAGCCGCTCAGTGCGGGTACCGCGACCGTGGCGGGTGCGCAACCCGGCAGGACGAGCGACCGCGTTGGCTACGTGCCTCAGCAACGGGCGATGGACCAGGGGCTGACGCTGCGGGGCAACGACCTCGTGGGGCTCGGACTCGACGGGCACCGCTGGGGTACCGGGCTGCTCGGCTTGCGGAAACGGCGCCACAAGATCGCGGCCGCTGTCGAGTCGGTCGGCGCCACCTCGTTCGCGTCCTCACAGGTGGGCAAGCTGTCCGGGGGCGAACAGCAGCGGCTGCGGGTGGCGCAGGCGTTGATCGGTGACCCGGACGTGCTGCTGTGTGACGAGCCGCTCGCCTCGCTCGACCCCACTCACCAGCAAGTCGTCAGCGGTCTCATCGACGCGCGCAGGCGTGCAGCTGGCACCGCGGTGCTGTTCGTGACCCACGAGATCAACCCGGTGCTGTCCTACGTCGACAGGGTGCTTTACCTGGTCGACGGCCGGTTCCGCATCGGCACACCGGAAGAGGTCATGACCTCTGCGACCCTGTCGCAGCTGTACGGCACACAGGTCGAGGTGCTCAGGATCGGTGACCAGATCCACGTCGCGGGCGCGCAGAGTTGCCTTTGCGAGGACGAGGTGCATCACGAGGCCGACGAGCCGGTGCCATGAGACCGGGTGAGCAACGGTTTCGCGCCCCGACCAAGCAGTACCCGCCTCGGGAGAGCCGCGTGAAGGTGGCACGAACGTCCGCACGAAAACCGCGTGACAGTCAGCACGAAAAC harbors:
- a CDS encoding metal ABC transporter ATP-binding protein, with amino-acid sequence MNSAAIELTDAALRFGDRTLWSGLDLRVEPGEFLAVLGPNGSGKTSLLRVLLGLQPLSAGTATVAGAQPGRTSDRVGYVPQQRAMDQGLTLRGNDLVGLGLDGHRWGTGLLGLRKRRHKIAAAVESVGATSFASSQVGKLSGGEQQRLRVAQALIGDPDVLLCDEPLASLDPTHQQVVSGLIDARRRAAGTAVLFVTHEINPVLSYVDRVLYLVDGRFRIGTPEEVMTSATLSQLYGTQVEVLRIGDQIHVAGAQSCLCEDEVHHEADEPVP
- a CDS encoding pyridoxamine 5'-phosphate oxidase family protein, which produces MNEPRGEHVFEFSEPGSTAVAWARVERVLRESEMFWLSTVRRDGRPHVAPLPAMWLDGRLHFCTGAHEQKARNLESNPRCVLTTGSNSYRDGLDVIVEGTAEQVGDEAVLTRLAELWLDKLGWPFEVVGGQFRDPGNEAHRAPVFGVTPAKMLAFSKNPYSQTRFAFGE
- a CDS encoding LacI family DNA-binding transcriptional regulator, whose protein sequence is MNRPMRTRRQATLASLAAELGVSRTTVSNAYNRPDQLSPELRRRVLETARRLGYPGPDPVARSLRTRKAGAVGLLLTENLSYAFRDPAAVGVLEGLALACEDAGVGLHLVPASPGREDVAAVHRAGVDGFVVYSVPDDDPHLAAVLSRPVPTVIIDQPQVEGVDRVGPDDEAATVGLANHLVGLGHRQVGVLCMRLARDRNDGFASLRRQHEAHYHVQRTRLAALAKTFEKAGVDWASVPVVERFEHSVDEGASAARQLLDAHPSVTALVCTSDILALGAIAEVGRRGLRVPADLTVTGFDGIAEATRAGLTTVHQPVLEKGRAAGKLLLGAGDRVSPKVITLPTELRIGTTSAPPRTAEERWFGP
- a CDS encoding A/G-specific adenine glycosylase produces the protein MSIDADCLLDWFDESARDLPWREVDCSPWGVLVSEIMLQQTPVARVLPVWQEWLDRWPRPSALAEESQGEVLRAWGRLGYPRRALRLHTAASVIAREHGDEVPDDVDTLLALPGIGAYTARAVAAFAYGRRAPVVDTNVRRVVARAVHGAGDSGPASTSRDLADVEALLPADEPTAARFSAALMELGALICVARSPRCTGCPLVSDCAWQRAGRPEYTGPAKPVQQYGGTDRHVRGLLLDVLRNTTEPVEKSRLDVVWSKPGQRDRCLDSLLVDGLVEQTPDGRFGLPGEH
- a CDS encoding LLM class flavin-dependent oxidoreductase translates to MTSTALQAGVYVPPSPPVAGLRVLTAMARLSRLDSLFVEDHLQEFFPTKLWDRRFTWEAGRLWSPHELFDYQTLLGSLAGRAGRLRLGVGVTEPYRRHPVVIAQAALTLSHLTKRAPILGLGAGEKLNIEPYGLDMHHPVDQLEEALRIIRLCFTSRGPIDFDGSHFKLERAVMDLRPPPGRTPRIWVAAHGPRMLELTGRYGDGWLPESGVLGTPERYARALTAVRAAAEGAGRDPGHITPALLAFVAVAPTRKRARAMLESSLLRYWALLFPARRWQELGARHPFGPHFRGVVDLLPETYDRATLDAAVADVPPEVVESGVIVGTAEQVYQRLRELREAGLRHVVLGPLSFHLSIYDAAYTVWAIRRIAHALHRER
- a CDS encoding metal ABC transporter solute-binding protein, Zn/Mn family codes for the protein MRTLRPGRLAAVLAGLLALVLGIAACGGGSGSTAGDGRISVVTSTNVWGSVVSAVAGETVEVRSLIDDPSGDPHSYQASAEDAADVQSARLLVYNGGGYDDFFTQLADQAPDAQRVVAYQVAGSPKNEHVWYDLPTVAKVADDIAARLGELDPEQRQVFENNAREFSTRLDELLRQVDTIAATHAGEPVVAMEPVADYLIERAELDNVTPTDFSEAVENETDIPVAAQQEITELVSRGQVRAVINNQQTVSPATERVIEQARGAGVPIVGVTETLPEGGDGYIAWMSGQVRELSEALGER
- a CDS encoding beta-class carbonic anhydrase; this encodes MSSIDLLLKRNEELGNAVPGDRSSPRPSLHVTILTCMDARIRVFELFGLLQGEAHVLRNAGGVVTDDMIRSLALSQHKLGTREIMIVQHTNCGLNDVTEDGFKDELEGYSGIRPPWSVEAFRDLNANIRQSIERIRRSPFLRHTETVRGFVYDVRAGELTEVR